One Capsicum annuum cultivar UCD-10X-F1 chromosome 2, UCD10Xv1.1, whole genome shotgun sequence genomic window carries:
- the LOC107859595 gene encoding ataxin-10, protein MMDDKVVPELTVDDKIVTELTIPEDVAKALLVVTNSSSLEKALEKLIELAKEAGGRLDLSSKNVVTTVLQLCQSLSSISYRHLLLLSLKVLRNLCAGEIRNQNEFLQQRGVVIVVDVIMSIGLTPDPDHAIIQIGLQLLGNYSVDGAERQCDVWYQLFPHKFLKIARVRSREICDPLCMVIYTCCDGTDELLMDLCSEQGLPILIEILRTASAVGLKEEWLKLLLAKIWIEASYFSSIFSKLHSYPSVENNGGVTSVANQFVIEQPYLLSILSEILNERVEHIVVSHDFASSIFGILKSAAVVVDFSTRGKSGLPVGSAPIDVLGYSLTILRDICASDHTTSSKEESSKDVVDLLVSSGLIEFLLDLLRDLEPPTTIRKAMKQDQIKEGTVSSSFRCCPYQGFRGDIVAILGNCAYRRRHVQDEIRDKNGILLLLQQCVIDEDNPFLREWGIWCVRNLLEGNAENQGVVADLELQGTVDVPELVGLGLRVEVDPATRRTKLVNVP, encoded by the exons ATGATGGATGATAAAGTTGTACCGGAGCTTACTGTGGATGATAAAATTGTGACGGAGCTAACTATCCCGGAAGATGTTGCCAAAGCATTATTAGTTGTGACAAACTCATCTTCTTTAGAAAAGGCACTGGAGAAGCTGATAGAACTTGCCAAAGAGGCGGGTGGACGCTTAGATCTGTCGTCCAAAAATGTTGTCACCACTGTCCTCCAGCTCTGCCAGTCTCTGTCATCTATCTCTTACCGTCACCTCCTTTTGTTGTCTCTTAAGGTACTTAGAAATCTGTGTGCTGGGGAGATAAGAAATCAGAATGAGTTTCTTCAACAAAGAGGAGTTGTAATTGTTGTGGATGTTATTATGTCTATAGGACTTACTCCTGATCCTGACCATGCGATTATTCAAATTGGACTGCAACTTCTAGGGAACTACTCAGTGGATGGGGCAGAACGCCAATGTGATGTGTGGTACCAATTGTTTCCTCATAAGTTCTTGAAGATTGCTAGAGTAAGGAGCAGGGAAATATGTGATCCTTTATGCATGGTCATTTACACTTGCTGTGATGGTACTGATGAACTGTTGATGGATTTATGTTCTGAGCAAGGGTTGCCCATTCTGATAGAAATTCTGCGTACTGCATCAGCCG TTGGTCTTAAAGAAGAGTGGTTAAAGTTGCTTCTCGCAAAAATTTGGATTGAGGCTTCCtacttttcatcaattttctccaAATTACATTCATATCCTTCCGTTGAGAACAATGGTGGTGTTACATCTGTAGCTAATCAATTTGTTATTGAGCAGCCTTATCTGTTGAGTATACTTTCAGAAATCTTGAATGAGCGAGTAGAGCATATTGTTGTTTCTCATGATTTTGCTTCAAGTATCTTTGGGATATTGAAGAGTGCTGCTGTGGTCGTTGACTTTTCAACAAGAGGGAAAAGTGGTCTTCCGGTAGGGTCTGCTCCTATTGATGTTCTAGGATACTCCCTCACCATCTTGAGAGATATTTGCGCAAGTGATCACACGACAAGCTCTAAGGAAGAAAGTTCTAAGGATGTCGTGGACTTACTTGTTTCCTCTGGGCTTATTGAGTTTCTTTTGGACTTGCTTCGAGATCTTGAACCTCCAACGACAATTAGGAAAGCAATGAAGCAGGATCAGATTAAGGAGGGGACAGTATCTTCTTCATTTAGGTGTTGTCCGTACCAAGGTTTCAGGGGAGATATCGTTGCCATCCTTGGAAATTGTGCTTATAGGAGAAGGCACGTTCAagatgaaattagagataaaaaTGGGATCCTTTTACTGCTACAACAGTGTGTTATAGATGAAGATAATCCTTTCTTAAGGGAGTGGGGAATCTGGTGTGTGCGGAACCTATTGGAAGGGAATGCAGAAAACCAAGGGGTTGTTGCTGATTTGGAGCTTCAAGGAACTGTAGATGTTCCAGAACTTGTTGGACTGGGGCTTCGAGTAGAAGTTGATCCTGCAACTCGACGTACAAAGCTTGTGAATGTCCCATGA
- the LOC107859596 gene encoding glucan endo-1,3-beta-glucosidase 1 produces MANTKKFPPFFFFVFFCYCCFSVSSSSFVPEIKVQQDKDEPYVGVNIGTDVSNLLAPADLVAFLQLQKITHIRLYDADPDILKALAKTKIRVIISVPNNQILAIGSSNTTAASWIGRNVAAYYPETLITAIAVGDEILTTVPSSAPLIMPAIESLYSALVAANLHTQIKVSAPNAASIILDPFPPSQAFFNQSMSSVLTQLLQFLSRTESPLMMNLYPYYVFMQNKGVVPIDNALFKPLTPSKEMVDPNTLLHYTNVLDAMIDSVYFSMKNLNVTDVVVLVTESGWPSKGDSKEPFATIDNADTYNSNLIKHVFDRSGTPLHPEITSSVYIYELFNEDLRSPPLSEANWGLFHGNSTPVYLLHVSGSGTFLANDTTNQTYCIAMDGIDKRTMQAALDWACGPGRANCSEIQPGESCYQPNDVKNHASYAFDSYYQKEGGSPGSCDFKGVAMITTTDPSHGSCIFPGSKKVSNKTSQVVNATQASGANTVRFHGAKTSTFNKNMHVLFVVALCLLYYSLIQVQLR; encoded by the exons ATGGCAAATACTAAAAAGTTccctcctttcttcttctttgttttcttttgctACTGCTGCTTCTCTGTATCAAGTTCGAGTTTTGTACCAG AGATAAAAGTGCAGCAAGACAAAGATGAGCCATATGTGGGAGTGAACATAGGTACAGATGTTTCCAATTTGCTTGCACCAGCAGACTTGGTCGCTTTTCTGCAATTACAGAAGATAACACATATAAGGCTTTATGATGCTGACCCTGATATTCTGAAAGCACTAGCTAAGACCAAAATAAGAGTGATTATTAGTGTGCCTAACAACCAAATTCTTGCAATTGGTTCCTCTAATACAACTGCAGCTTCTTGGATTGGGCGTAATGTGGCAGCTTATTACCCTGAAACTCTTATTACAGCAATTGCAGTTGGAGATGAAATCTTGACCACTGTGCCAAGTTCAGCTCCTTTAATTATGCCAGCAATTGAGTCACTTTATAGTGCTTTAGTGGCTGCAAATTTGCATACCCAAATCAAGGTTTCAGCCCCTAATGCTGCTTCCATTATTCTTGACCCTTTTCCACCTTCCCAAGCCTTTTTCAATCAGTCCATGAGTTCAGTTCTTACTCAATTGTTGCAGTTTTTGTCAAGGACAGAGTCACCTTTAATGATGAATTTGTATCCTTACTATGTGTTTATGCAGAATAAAGGGGTTGTTCCTATAGACAACGCTCTTTTCAAACCCTTGACACCTTCTAAAGAGATGGTGGATCCAAATACTTTGCTTCATTACACCAATGTGCTTGATGCAATGATTGATTCTGTCTATTTTTCCATGAAAAATCTCAATGTTACAGATGTGGTAGTTCTTGTTACTGAGTCAGGATGGCCTTCAAAAGGGGATTCTAAAGAGCCTTTTGCTACTATTGACAATGCTGATACTTATAACTCGAATTTAATTAAGCATGTATTTGATCGTAGTGGTACACCATTGCATCCGGAAATCACTTCTAGTGTGTACATATATGAGTTATTCAATGAGGATTTGAGGTCACCCCCATTGTCCGAGGCAAATTGGGGGCTATTCCATGGGAATTCAACGCCCGTTTACTTGCTTCATGTGTCTGGAAGTGGTACATTCTTGGCTAATGACACCACTAACCAAACGTATTGCATAGCAATGGATGGGATTGATAAGAGGACAATGCAGGCTGCTCTTGATTGGGCTTGTGGACCGGGGAGGGCAAATTGCTCTGAAATTCAGCCAGGGGAGAGTTGTTATCAGCCTAATGATGTGAAGAATCATGCTTCATATGCATTTGATAGCTATTATCAGAAGGAAGGGGGATCTCCTGGTTCTTGTGACTTCAAGGGAGTGGCCATGATCACCACAACTGATCCAA GTCACGGGAGTTGTATATTTCCAGGAAG CAAGAAGGTAAGCAATAAAACTAGTCAAGTAGTGAACGCAACACAAGCAAGTGGAGCAAACACTGTAAGGTTTCATGGAGCAAAGACAAGTACATTTAACAAGAATATGCATGTTTTATTTGTTGTTGCCTTGtgtttgttatattattcatTGATTCAGGTGCAATTAAGGTAG